The segment GCCGGACGCATCGTGGAGTTCCTGAACACCCCCCGTGTGCTCGCCCCCGGCGGTCGCGGACCGTCCGAGGACCGTCCCGGCCTCGTGCTCGAGTCGGCCGTCGTGGGACCCCTGCGGGGGGTGGACCTGCGGACCTCGGCCGACGAGCTGGTCGCCGTGAGCATCGACGACCCCGCCGTCTCCGACACGCTCATGGCCGTGCTCACGGGCGAGGTCACGCTCACGTCGGGCCGGGCGCGACTCGGCGACGTCGACCTGCACGAGCTGTCCGTCGAGGGTCGACGCTTGCACCTGCTCGTCGCCTCGCACCACTCCGGCGTCTTCGAGGGGACGCTGCGCAGCACGGTCGACCCCGGCGGCGAGCGCACCGACGCGGACCTCGCGCCCGCCCTGGCTGCGTCGGCGGCCGACGACGTCGTCCGCCTGCACCCCGACGGACTCGACCGCGCCGTGCGTGCCGCCGGCTCGAGCCTGTCCGGCGGTCAGCGGCAGCGCCTCACCCTGGCCCGGGCCCTCGCGACGGACCGTCCGGTCCTCGTGCTGCAGGACCCGACGAGCGCGGTGGATGCCGTGACCGAGCAGAACATCGCCCGCGGCGTGCGCCGGCTGCGTCGGGGACGCACCACCCTCGTCATCACCTCCAGTCCCGCGCTGCTCCAGCACGCCGACCGCGTCGTGGTGGTGCGCGACGGACGCGTCGTGGCCGAGGGCACCCACGCCGACCTCGTGCGCGATCCCACCTATCGCGCGGCGGTGGACCGATGAGCACGGACGAGGCGACGAACGCCCACCTGCTGCCGGTCGCCGACCCACGAAGCACGACGGCCGTCGCGTGGCGGCTCGTGCGCGCCCGTCGGGCGAGCCTGGCGCTGACGATCGCCTCGTTCCTGCTCACCGGCTTCGCCGGGGTCGTGCCCGTGCTGATGATCGGCCGGATCGTCGACGCCGTGCGCGAGGACGGGACCCTGCGCGAGATCGTCGTCGCCGCCACGGTGATGGTGCTCGCCGGTCTCGTCGCCGGACTGTTCTCGACGCTGTCGTCCGCGGCACTGGCGCAGGCCGTGGCGCCGGCCTTGGCCGAGCTGCGCGAGGACGTGCTGGACCGTGCCCTGCACCTGGAGTCACAGCGGATCGAGCAGGCAGGCATCGGCGACGTGCTGAGCCGTGTGGGTGACGACGTCCGCAAGCTCACCGAGGCGCTCGACGAGGCCATCCCCCTCCTGCTCGGCTCGCTGTCGGCCATCGGCTTCACGGTCGGCGGACTGTTCACGCTCGACTGGCGCCTCGGCCTGGCCGGTCTCGCCGCCGCGCCCTGCTACGTGCTCGCGCTCCGCTGGTACCTGCCCCGCTCGATCCCCTACTACCGCGCCGAGCGAACCGCCGAGGGTGCGCGGGCCGAGGCGCTCATCACCGGGGTGCGCGACGCCGCGACGCTGCGGACGTTCGGCGTGGAGCGCATCGCGCTCGAGCGGATCGAGCGCCGCTCCGCCGCCGCCGTCGAGATCACCGTCGACGTGTTCAGGCTCTTCACCCGCTTCGGCGCCCGGATGAACGGGTCGGAGTGCGTGGGCCTGGTCCTGGTGCTGGGCACCGGGTACCTCCTCGTGTCGAGCGGTGCCGCGAGCGTCGGCGACGCCACCGCCGCTGCGCTGTTCTTCCATCGCCTGTTCAACCCCATCGGGGCGGTGCTGTTCGTCTTCGACGCCGTGCAGGCGAGCGGAGCGGCGCTGGCCCGGCTGGCCGGCGTCGTCCTCATCGCGCCGCGCGACCACGCCCCCGTGGACGTCGGTCCCGACCCGACGTTGCGGCTCACGGGTGTGCACCACGCCTACGAGGTGGGCCGTCCGGTGCTCGCACCGATCGACCTGGAGGTGCGCCCCGGGGAGCGCGTGTCCGTCGTCGGGGCCACCGGCGCCGGGAAGACCACTCTCGGGGGGATCGCCGCCGGGACCCTCTCCCCGAGCGGCGGCAGCGTCCGACTCGGCGCCCTCGACATCACCACCGCCGCCGAGACCGTCGTGCGCCGGCACGTGGCGCTCGTCTCGCAGGAGGTCCACGTCTTCGCCGGCACGCTGCGCGACAACCTCGTCCTGGCCGACCCGCACGCCGACGACGACACGCTCTGGGCGGCGCTCACCGCCACCGAGGCAGCGGCCTGGGCACGGACGCTCCCCCACGGCCTGGACACCGTGGTGGGCGACCTCGGCCACCCCCTCACCCCGGCCCAGGCCCAGCAGCTCGCCCTCACCCGGGTGCTGCTGCTCGACCCGCAGGTGGTCGTGCTCGACGAGGCCACGGCGGAGGCAGGGTCGTCCGGGGCCCGTGAGCTCGAGCAGGCCGGCGAGGCCGTCACCCGCGGACGCGCCGCGCTCGTCATCGCCCACCGGTTGAGCCAGGCCCGCACGGCCGACCGGGTGATCGTGATGGAGCACGGCGCGGTGGTCGAGGAGGGGCCCCACGACGACCTCGTGCGGGCCGGCGGGCGCTACGCGGCCCTCTGGTCGGCGTGGTCGGACGCAGGAACCGGGGACGTCGGGCAGGCTGGGTCGTCCCCCGCCCGTGACCTGGAGGACCGATGACCCGCAGTGCATCCGTGACCCACACCGTCGGCGACGCCGACACGGCCGCCGCCCTCGGCAGCGGTGACCTGCCGGTGCTGGCGACGCCGCGCGTCCTGGCCTGGCTGGAGGCAGCGACGTGCGCGGCCCTGGACCTCGACGACGGCCGCACGAGCGTGGGCACGAGGGTCGAGGTCGAGCACATCGCCGCCAGCCCCGTGGGGGCGACGATCACCGCCACGGCGGACCTGGTGCACGAGGACGGCCGACTCCTGCGCTTCCGGGTCGCCGCCCACGACGGGCACGGGACGCTCGTGGCGCACGGCGAGGTCCGTCGCGTCGTCGTGGACCGCGCGCGCTTCCTGGAACGAGTGCCCCGACCCTGAGCGACCCTGACCCGTCGCCCTCGGTCCCGGGCCGCGGACCACGTTCGCAGGCGAGCGGGACGATGTGGGACGATGGACGCTGAACGTCTGAGGAGGACCATCATGGGCAAGACCGGCCGCAAGCGCCGCGCGCGTCGCAAGAAGGGCGCGAACCACGGCAAGCGCCCCAACGCGTGACCTGACGCTCCTCGCGGAGCGCACAGACGATCGAAGCCCC is part of the Aeromicrobium sp. Leaf245 genome and harbors:
- a CDS encoding ABC transporter ATP-binding protein; this translates as MSTDEATNAHLLPVADPRSTTAVAWRLVRARRASLALTIASFLLTGFAGVVPVLMIGRIVDAVREDGTLREIVVAATVMVLAGLVAGLFSTLSSAALAQAVAPALAELREDVLDRALHLESQRIEQAGIGDVLSRVGDDVRKLTEALDEAIPLLLGSLSAIGFTVGGLFTLDWRLGLAGLAAAPCYVLALRWYLPRSIPYYRAERTAEGARAEALITGVRDAATLRTFGVERIALERIERRSAAAVEITVDVFRLFTRFGARMNGSECVGLVLVLGTGYLLVSSGAASVGDATAAALFFHRLFNPIGAVLFVFDAVQASGAALARLAGVVLIAPRDHAPVDVGPDPTLRLTGVHHAYEVGRPVLAPIDLEVRPGERVSVVGATGAGKTTLGGIAAGTLSPSGGSVRLGALDITTAAETVVRRHVALVSQEVHVFAGTLRDNLVLADPHADDDTLWAALTATEAAAWARTLPHGLDTVVGDLGHPLTPAQAQQLALTRVLLLDPQVVVLDEATAEAGSSGARELEQAGEAVTRGRAALVIAHRLSQARTADRVIVMEHGAVVEEGPHDDLVRAGGRYAALWSAWSDAGTGDVGQAGSSPARDLEDR
- a CDS encoding 50S ribosomal protein bL37 is translated as MGKTGRKRRARRKKGANHGKRPNA
- a CDS encoding thioesterase family protein, which gives rise to MTRSASVTHTVGDADTAAALGSGDLPVLATPRVLAWLEAATCAALDLDDGRTSVGTRVEVEHIAASPVGATITATADLVHEDGRLLRFRVAAHDGHGTLVAHGEVRRVVVDRARFLERVPRP